The Oncorhynchus tshawytscha isolate Ot180627B linkage group LG18, Otsh_v2.0, whole genome shotgun sequence genome has a window encoding:
- the LOC121839965 gene encoding zinc finger protein 239-like — protein MTAGRVLQGNQTREPDPETPKPERQHHCSHCEKSFRWLGNLKRHERTHTGEKPYHCIQCEQFSGSGDVKAHERTHTEEKPFQCSQCGKSFTLLANLKRHERIHTGENPHHCSHCGMSFIQSRSLKAHEWTHTEEKPFQASQCRKSFTLLANLKSHERIHTGEKPYHCFQCEKRFSRSVDLKAHEWTHTGEEPFHCFQCRKRFTVLANLKRHERIHTGEKPHHCSHCGMSFIQSRSLKEHEWTHTGEKPFQCSQCGKSFIVLGNLKRHERIHTGEKPFQCSQCGMSFIGWVKCGKYPSVECIQLYN, from the coding sequence ATGACAGCAGGAAGAGTCCTTCAGGGGAACCAGACCCGGGAACCAGACCCAGAAACTCCCAAACCAGAGAGACAACACCACTGCTCCCACTGTGAAAAGAGTTTTCGCTGGTTAGGGAACCTAAAACgccatgagaggacacacacaggagaaaagccataCCACTGCATCCAATGTGAACAGTTTTCCGGATCAGGGGACGTAAAAGctcatgagaggacacacacagaagAAAAGCCTTTtcaatgttcccagtgtggaaagagttttaccctgTTAGCTAATCTGAAaaggcatgagagaatacacacaggagaaaatcCTCATCACTGTTCCCACTGTGGAATGAGTTTTATTCAGTCAAGGAGCCTGAAGGCACATGAGTGGACACACACAGAAGAAAAGCCTTTCCAGGCTTCCCAGTGTAGAAAGAGTTTTACCCTGTTAGCTAACCTGAAAAgtcatgagagaatacacacaggagaaaagccttaccactgcttccAGTGTGAAAAGAGATTTTCCCGATCAGTGGACCTAAAAGCTCAtgagtggacacacacaggagaagaaCCTTTCCATTGTTTCCAGTGTAGAAAGCGTTTTACCGTGTTAGCTAACCTGAAaaggcatgagagaatacacacaggagaaaagcctcaTCACTGTTCCCACTGTGGAATGAGTTTTATTCAGTCAAGGAGCCTGAAGGAGCAtgagtggacacacacaggagaaaagcctttccaatgttcccagtgtggaaagagttttattGTGTTAGGTAACCTAAAAagacatgagagaatacacacaggtgaaaagcctttccaatgttcccagtgtggaatGAGTTTTattggttgggttaaatgcggaaaatacccttcagttgaatgcattcagttgtacaactga